In Uranotaenia lowii strain MFRU-FL chromosome 2, ASM2978415v1, whole genome shotgun sequence, one genomic interval encodes:
- the LOC129747959 gene encoding cytochrome c oxidase assembly factor 4 homolog, mitochondrial yields MSDVEDAVELMLKQTGCINLHYKVQECIAETGDWRKCQEVVKEFKTCMQAYTDQQRKKYEK; encoded by the exons ATGTCTGATGTAGAAGATGCTGTGGAACTTATGCTCAAGCAAACGGGTTGCATTAATCTTCATTACAAAGTACAG GAGTGCATAGCGGAAACGGGAGATTGGCGCAAGTGCCAGGAAGTGGTTAAAGAGTTTAAGACTTGTATGCAAGCCTACACGGACCAACAGCGGAAGAAGTACGAAAAATGA
- the LOC129747958 gene encoding uncharacterized protein LOC129747958, which translates to MNVARTLVAGASSVGGNPSNSMKMVLIVRADLGLGRGKIASQCAHAAVMCVMEASRVCETKLNLWLCEGQPKIVLKAESKKELEFFARKAREKNVVAEVVMDAGRTQVQSGTETVLGLGPDSAEVIDSLVGHLKLL; encoded by the coding sequence ATGAATGTGGCGAGGACGCTTGTTGCGGGAGCCTCGTCAGTCGGAGGAAACCCCAGCAATTCGATGAAGATGGTACTAATTGTAAGGGCGGATCTTGGTCTCGGCCGGGGCAAGATAGCATCCCAGTGTGCCCATGCTGCGGTGATGTGTGTCATGGAAGCATCCCGGGTTTGCGAAACCAAGCTGAATTTGTGGCTCTGTGAGGGACAGCCGAAGATTGTCCTCAAAGCGGAAAGTAAAAAGGAGCTGGAGTTTTTCGCCCGAAAGGCCAGAGAAAAGAATGTTGTGGCGGAAGTGGTGATGGATGCCGGTCGAACTCAGGTCCAGAGTGGAACCGAAACGGTTCTTGGGCTTGGACCGGACTCAGCTGAGGTCATCGATTCCCTGGTCGGTCATTTGAAGCTTTTGTAG